A genome region from Cucumis sativus cultivar 9930 chromosome 4, Cucumber_9930_V3, whole genome shotgun sequence includes the following:
- the LOC105435266 gene encoding uncharacterized protein LOC105435266 isoform X1 — protein sequence MHIVVCTAWSRTSPRTWPCAYDLGCVGLAIARATPDAFGLCRGMIKLLLGCAGESCKNVFIIVGLILRCDTLLNSISQCPYYAWLELFNFVQELPNYSYSGYGAYSGKVSKQFYFFTALELLKCFSCETMGSKNVFCHLIFFCTLSFGCNMQGRVSTRA from the exons ATGCACATAGTCGTGTGCACTGCATGGTCGCGCACATCCCCACGCACTTGGCCATGTGCATATGACCTTGGTTGTGTAGGACTTGCGATAGCACGAGCTACTCCTGATGCCTTTGGACTTTGTCGGGGCATGATTAAACTACTCCTTGGTTGTGCTGGGGAGTCTTGCaaaaatgttttcattattGTGGGGCTTATTTTGAGGTGTGACACCCTCCTCAACTCAATCTCGCAATGTCCTTATTACGCTTGGCTTgaattattcaattttgtccAAGAATTGCCAAA CTACAGCTACTCGGGATATGGAGCTTATTCTGGTAAGGTAAGCAAGCAATTCTATTTCTTCACTGCTTTAGAACTTTTGAAGTGCTTTTCCTGTGAAACTATGGgttcaaaaaatgtattttgcCATTTGATCTTCTTCTGCACACTTTCTTTTGGCTGCAACATGCAGGGCAGAGTTAGCACAAGGgcttga
- the LOC101222893 gene encoding putative ribosome biogenesis protein slx9-like — MGKPVSRSDVKSKAERKFEKKVQFYERVGETITTLNAQKSITKKKNHRRRKRDLKAFDLSTLSEFLPGLEATKQKPSAAELKLNCKSRLKFILKERKQMGTVLNHPVFQADPLRAVQLHLEGTQPIEEPKKKKMNKNGSKKRKEKKSKASAKPSSMEM, encoded by the exons ATGGGCAAACCAGTCTCCCG GTCGGATGTGAAATCTAAAGCTGAACGCAAATTTGAGAAGAAGGTCCAGTTTTATGAGA GAGTTGGAGAAACTATTACTACCTTGAATGCTCAAAAGAGTATTACTAAG AAGAAAAACCATCGAAGACGTAAAAGAGACTTGAAGGCTTTTGATCTTTCTACACTTTCAGAGTTTCTTCCTGGATTGGAGGCgacaaaacaaaaaccttcTGCAGCCGAGTTAAAACTAAATTGCAAGTCTAGGCTAAAATTCAT ATTGAAGGAGAGAAAGCAAATGGGTACTGTTCTTAATCACCCTGTGTTTCAGGCAGACCCATTGAGAGCTGTTCAGCTACATTTAGAGGGCACACAACCAATTGAGGAAccgaagaaaaagaaaatgaataaaaatgggagcaaaaaaaggaaagagaagaagtcAAAAGCCTCGGCAAAACCTTCATCTATGGAGATGTGA
- the LOC105435266 gene encoding uncharacterized protein LOC105435266 isoform X2, producing MHIVVCTAWSRTSPRTWPCAYDLGCVGLAIARATPDAFGLCRGMIKLLLGCAGESCKNVFIIVGLILRCDTLLNSISQCPYYAWLELFNFVQELPNYSYSGYGAYSGKGRVSTRA from the exons ATGCACATAGTCGTGTGCACTGCATGGTCGCGCACATCCCCACGCACTTGGCCATGTGCATATGACCTTGGTTGTGTAGGACTTGCGATAGCACGAGCTACTCCTGATGCCTTTGGACTTTGTCGGGGCATGATTAAACTACTCCTTGGTTGTGCTGGGGAGTCTTGCaaaaatgttttcattattGTGGGGCTTATTTTGAGGTGTGACACCCTCCTCAACTCAATCTCGCAATGTCCTTATTACGCTTGGCTTgaattattcaattttgtccAAGAATTGCCAAA CTACAGCTACTCGGGATATGGAGCTTATTCTGGTAAG GGCAGAGTTAGCACAAGGgcttga